Proteins encoded together in one Impatiens glandulifera chromosome 1, dImpGla2.1, whole genome shotgun sequence window:
- the LOC124945514 gene encoding histone-lysine N-methyltransferase family member SUVH2-like, which produces MPLYARPFGHYGRNISGGKEKVAVLIFNDINGDIIGPTFYPTSLVLYFLVLLVLQLVVTVSVAVMIIVYVLNGGDFAYDNQGHLVRGKPVVVECGLLKRAGGARSLDLIQAGSFTCEYARIVLTKRQSQIFSMNEGDNLIHPDRFGKRWMEWGNLSGTIRYWILILIFQDPEIWLAISADYNNLYYPRLMLFALETIPPMQQLTLDYDVAQT; this is translated from the exons ATGCCTTTGTATGCCAGACCTTTTGGACATTACGGTCGTAATATTTCTGGTGGGAAGGAAAAAGTGGCGGTTCTTATATTTAACGATATAAACGGTGATATAATTGGACCAACTTTCTATCCTACATCACTAGTGCTTTATTTCCTCGTACTATTAGTTTTACAGTTGGTTGTGACTGTGTCCGTGGCTGTAATGATAATTGTGTATGTGCTTAATGGAGGTGATTTTGCATACGATAATCAGGGACATCTGGTGAGAGGAAAGCCTGTAGTAGTTGAATGCG GTCTATTGAAACGAGCTGGGGGTGCTAGATCACTGGATCTGATTCAAGCCGGGTCTTTTACATGCGAATATGCTAGAATCGTTCTCACAAAGAGGCAATCCCAGATATTCTCAATGAATGAAGGAGATAATTTGATACATCCAGATCGATTCGGTAAGAGATGGATGGAATGGGGCAATTTGTCGGGTACTATCCGTTATTGGATTTTGATCTTGATATTTCAAGATCCAGAAATCTGGCTTGCTATATCAGCC GACTACAACAACTTATATTATCCACGCCTTATGTTATTTGCATTGGAGACCATCCCTCCAATGCAACAGCTGACTCTTGATTATGATGTGGCTCAGACTTAG
- the LOC124945504 gene encoding uncharacterized protein LOC124945504: MEMTWSLKKILNLRDCTSKIINIQIGNSNVPQVKSADWNDLLRTIPEGARILDALSSYQLNNHEDARIWSVKNNGKFDSGSAWDFVRDNGNLVPWSHLVWSTKVIPIHQFILWLAFRERLYNRDWIKKNMSIPDPNCLILLRNEETFEHFLRYFPFVSLLWRIFSVSMSLLSFPNEWTDIKELAIKKTKGNDFSSNTFKSFFANIIYHIWMERNTRVFSGVRNNSDTVWNNIIIDDNFLIQT, encoded by the exons ATGGAGATGACGTGGTCCCTTAAAAAGATTTTGAATCTTAGAGACTGTACAAGCAAGATAATCAACATTCAAATTGGAAACAGTAATG TTCCACAAGTTAAGAGCGCAGATTGGAACGACCTTCTTAGGACTATTCCAGAAGGTGCGAGAATTCTTGATGCACTCTCATCCTATCAACTGAATAACCATGAGGATGCTCGTATTTGGAGTGTCAAAAACAATGGCAAGTTCGACTCAGGGTCTGCATGGGATTTTGTTCGTGATAATGGGAACCTTGTCCCATGGTCCCACTTAGTGTGGTCTACCAAAGTGATCCCCATacaccaattcattttatgGCTCGCCTTTCGCGAGAGACTCTATAACCGTGATTGGATCAAAAAGAACATGAGCATCCCGGATCCTAATTGCCTCATTTTGTTGAGAAATGAGGAGACCTTTGAACACTTCCTTAGGTACTTCCCTTTCGTCTCCTTGCTTTGGCGCATATTCTCTGTATCAATGAGTCTCCTCAGCTTCCCAAATGAATGGACCGACATCAAGGAACTCGCCATAAAAAAGACCAAGGGAAATGACTTCAGCTCCAATACCTTCAAGAGTTTCTTCGCCAACattatttatcacatttggaTGGAGAGGAACACTAGAGTCTTCTCAGGAGTCCGCAACAATTCGGACACAGTATGGAACAATATTATCATAGATGACAACTTTCTCATCCAAACGTAG